From Capsicum annuum cultivar UCD-10X-F1 unplaced genomic scaffold, UCD10Xv1.1 ctg83121, whole genome shotgun sequence:
CGAGTTAGAGAATGTTTCTACCTGTCTTGTGACATTGTTTTGATAAAAAGTTTTAATGAGATTGAGGGTAAGTATAGTGATTATATCACTAATTTAACTGGAAAAAAAGTTGTACCTCTTGGTCCTCTAGTTCAAGAACCTACCCCTGATGATGAAAAATCAGAGTTAATAACATGGTTGaatgaaaaagagaagaaatccaCAATTTTTGTATCTTTTGGAAGTGAGTATTTTTTGTCAAAGGAAGATTTGCTAGAGATTGCTTGTGGGTTGGAAAATAGTAAGGTAAATTTTATATGGCCAATAAGATTTCAAAAAGgtgaaaatcttgaacttaaagaggCATTGCCTAAAGGGTTTTTCAATAGGATAGGGAACAGGGGAAAAGTTTTTGAAGGATGGGCCCCACAAGCACAAATCTTGAAGCATCCGAGTGTCGGCGGATTCGTGAGTCATTGTGGATGGAGTTCTGTAATGGAAAGCATGAAATATGGGGTTCCAATCATCGCGATGCCTATGCATATTGATCAACCAATTAATTCTAGGCTCGTTGAAGATGTTGGCGTTGCTGTGGAAGTTGTTAGGGATAGTAATGGAAATCTTCATAGAGAGGAAGTTGCAGCCATAATCAACCAAGTGGTACTTGACAAGGATGGTGAATTTGTAAGGCAGAAGGCAAAGGATATGAAGGAAATGCTTTGTTCCAAAggagatgaagaaattgaagaagttgcCAAGGAGTTAGAAAAGCTTTGTGCTAAGAACATTCATAATTAATACTAGctctttttatgtatttatttatttaatgtagatgcttaattatattatatagttTTAGTAGCTATCTAGGTACTTTAATTTGTTCCTCTTTTAGTTAGGATCAAGTCTTACTCATAGTCTTTAAATTCAgttgtctactttttttttttttaagttgttggacatcctattgatttattataaaaTCATTGGCCttcatttccttttattttaattcCATGATCAACAATTAATGTGGCCATTCAAAATATCTAGTCTAAAGTACAAGACAAATGATTTGATGAAATTAAAGCTTCCAATTATAGGATTTTTCTTTAGTtcgaatttttcttctttttaaaaccTTTTTCTTTTGGTTTAGATTCTTGTGGGTATGACAAAAATAGTTCAATAGTCGTTTTGATAGAGATGTATGTAAAATTCCTTTTAGTAACTTATTGGTGATTTTGATCCTGAATTAAGCGCGTTCACACTTCACATTAAGCACTCCCATTTTCTCGCCAAACTCAGAAAAAGGGTGGATGAAAGTAACCAAATTAATAAATAGGTCAATGCGTAAGTTGGCtcaaatttatttgaattagtaTATATCATGTTAAGATGAATCAAACAATAAATCAGCACTCGCACGGAGCTAATCATTGTAGCCGCCGTCTACCATTCACATCTTGTAGTTAATATTATTCACTTagctgagaaaattgaagaatagatGTATTTTAAGTCTTGAACGAAGGATCGATAACATTgacaacagatagggtcaaacattattaggaaacttgatcaagttaattatggacttgattaatatttttaaaactttctaatcttttaaaaaatataaatcaacccaacccacaccctcttcaatccaaatcaaccactcccTCCTCTCTcttgacagcttctctcaactctctctcaatcaataattctgcaaaatttctcccttcaacccccgagacaaatagttgggcttcgagttcccctcttcaattcaatcaacctgtctctcatccctctctcgacagcttctctcaactctctcccaaccaactattccgcaaatttcttatttcaatcctcggcgacttcaacattcgactacaaatagttgggattccagttccttttcgacttcaatcgacgtgacagccttgctctctggccacaacagcttcaaattcttcattggtccttttcttctttcacaggtaaaaatttatggcctttttagttttgaagaaaacgaggaatttgagccaacttctcttatagtattagttaacaatttcaatatttgttgcactaatttgaaatgcggtctgaataaaatcctaatttctggtatttcttctcttctcttctcttctctttacgaagtgaattatgatattttcttgtttgttgcattttttgaagtttgatttttattgtttgtgtttataaaaataaaaggacaatttggtttgatttgttctattattgttcttggtaaaaatggtgaaattgctgttttttgtttaacaaaatcgtgctactgtttccTCCGATAGCttacccatctgatgcaacatattaactatctgatgcaacagattcatcatataatgcaacagatcaaccatctgatacaccagaggaaccatcagattacaattctgatgcaacaaattaataatctgatgcaacagctttaccatatgttgcaacaaattaagattcagataaaaaatctaatgcaactaattaaccatctggtgcaatggaagaaacatcagattaatgatctgatgcgacagatgaaccttctgttggataaaatcctaccaactcttcctataggaaaagtccaagacttgattttttcaactgatcattcatctgtcgcgatagacgaccctatgttggaagaaatctaaacaatattgatcgttgataactatttcaacagatcactcatgtgttgtaacagatgtgtgacctgttgcacagatcattcatctttctcaacagataaatggtatgttttgtattgtcgcaacagattactcagtcattgctacagattatttaattattccaagagatcactcatatgttacaatagatgatttcataacagttgtgtgatctgttgaacagaccattcatctgtcttaaaagatgagtggtatgttttgtattgttgcaacagattactcatccgctgcaatagtttggttatatgctgcaacagatatactacttggtgcaatagatcggtgatctgttgcaactgttattttattattttgcttgtttgatttattgttatcctttttaacgatgcattaatcaacaataatatattattttatgttcct
This genomic window contains:
- the LOC124895594 gene encoding beta-D-glucosyl crocetin beta-1,6-glucosyltransferase-like, whose amino-acid sequence is MNGFISNLNNEPFRVLMFPWLGYGHINPFIELAKKLSQRNFIIYLCSTPVTLKCVKKKLSPKFSQSIHFLELHLKSSPNLPPCHHTTNGLPPHLMNTLKEAFDSSSPEFTLILKTEKPDLLIYDFLQPWAPKAAAELGIPAVEFISSSSTMTAYMLHVFKNPGIKFPFSSIYYHGYEMARIKKQESSIPVEKLEEDKRRVRECFYLSCDIVLIKSFNEIEGKYSDYITNLTGKKVVPLGPLVQEPTPDDEKSELITWLNEKEKKSTIFVSFGSEYFLSKEDLLEIACGLENSKVNFIWPIRFQKGENLELKEALPKGFFNRIGNRGKVFEGWAPQAQILKHPSVGGFVSHCGWSSVMESMKYGVPIIAMPMHIDQPINSRLVEDVGVAVEVVRDSNGNLHREEVAAIINQVVLDKDGEFVRQKAKDMKEMLCSKGDEEIEEVAKELEKLCAKNIHN